The following proteins are encoded in a genomic region of Rhizobium sp. CCGE531:
- a CDS encoding ABC transporter substrate-binding protein translates to MNLAHINIMNIHSQSRSPAAIIFIAGAERKHPEKPVIAPLSNADARSCLHLRSGNCAQNRAIKTTRTREHEMTAIKSAILSTVALVASATVSLAGDIALPSYVKDSGKLPIATTIYAPFSYIDENGKQVGLSIELAQAAAKELGVELIIDQVPFTSLIPSLSADRIKIAWLDATVTEERLKQADFVSWLQDGTIASTLPANKDKYAKRTALCGSTIAVQSGTSADFSADQLNKECKSAGLKEIKKDIYPSQQDTVQAVITGRADAYLDDATSAGYYSTISKGKLVLAGEVFAKQPVGHIIKKGDAETAKMLAAAIQKLIDDGTYKTILDKYGMSSNAIAKPVIYTDVSQLKN, encoded by the coding sequence ATGAATCTGGCTCATATTAACATTATGAATATTCATTCGCAGTCCCGGTCGCCTGCGGCTATCATTTTTATCGCGGGTGCAGAGAGGAAGCACCCGGAGAAGCCCGTTATAGCGCCACTTTCCAACGCAGATGCAAGGTCATGCCTTCATCTTCGATCGGGGAACTGCGCGCAAAACAGAGCGATCAAGACAACGCGAACAAGGGAACATGAAATGACTGCCATTAAATCTGCAATTCTTTCGACAGTGGCGCTGGTTGCGAGCGCGACTGTTTCGCTGGCTGGCGATATCGCGCTTCCGTCCTACGTCAAGGACAGCGGCAAGCTGCCGATTGCGACCACCATTTATGCTCCCTTCTCCTATATCGACGAGAACGGCAAGCAGGTCGGCCTCAGCATCGAACTGGCCCAGGCGGCGGCCAAAGAACTCGGTGTCGAGCTGATCATCGACCAGGTTCCATTCACGTCGCTCATTCCGTCTTTGAGCGCTGACCGCATCAAGATCGCCTGGCTCGACGCAACGGTGACCGAAGAACGTCTGAAACAGGCCGATTTCGTCTCTTGGTTGCAAGATGGCACTATCGCCTCGACGCTGCCCGCAAACAAAGACAAATATGCCAAGCGCACAGCCCTGTGCGGCAGCACCATCGCCGTCCAATCCGGCACTTCGGCCGACTTTTCCGCCGATCAGCTGAACAAGGAGTGCAAGTCCGCGGGCCTGAAGGAAATCAAGAAGGATATCTATCCCTCTCAGCAGGATACTGTTCAGGCCGTGATTACCGGTCGCGCCGACGCTTACCTGGATGACGCAACCTCCGCTGGATACTATTCGACGATAAGCAAAGGAAAGCTGGTCCTGGCAGGCGAGGTTTTCGCAAAGCAGCCCGTTGGCCACATCATCAAGAAGGGTGACGCCGAAACTGCGAAGATGCTGGCGGCAGCGATCCAGAAATTGATCGACGACGGCACCTACAAGACCATTCTCGACAAATACGGCATGTCGTCGAACGCAATCGCGAAGCCGGTGATCTATACCGACGTGTCTCAGCTCAAGAACTGA
- a CDS encoding LysR family transcriptional regulator has product MRSDFTLNQIDLNLLRVFDLLMQERSVTKAADRAGRTQSAISHSLNRLREIFGDELFVKHAGSMNPTAQARELATVITQALSDIEGVVSQRINFKPSESHRQFRIGVTDYTSALYLPTLLEEFNSKAPNARLRIVPVYLYEAAELLSDPDLDCVLIGNPIIREAHIVETVLARHEMLCAAWSGNPVIKDLTMEKYLAMPHLQISPDGDESGVSDKALATIGLSRRVAATIPYYMVAPKVLRGTQMIAAFADGMLSLIDESSEILVTRPPLALPDVRVSLIYVRTKQTDAGHIWLRSCIRSVVTACEERKRAFLHQIIPLP; this is encoded by the coding sequence ATGAGAAGCGATTTTACTCTCAATCAGATCGACCTCAACCTGTTGAGGGTATTCGATCTGCTCATGCAGGAGCGGAGCGTTACGAAGGCTGCGGACCGCGCCGGTCGCACCCAATCAGCGATCAGCCATTCGCTAAACAGGTTGCGCGAGATTTTCGGGGACGAGTTGTTCGTCAAGCATGCCGGGTCGATGAACCCGACAGCACAGGCACGGGAACTGGCGACCGTGATCACGCAGGCACTTTCGGATATCGAAGGAGTGGTGTCCCAGCGCATCAACTTCAAACCCAGTGAGAGCCATCGTCAATTCCGGATCGGCGTGACCGACTACACCAGCGCGCTCTACCTGCCCACGTTGCTGGAAGAATTCAATTCGAAGGCTCCCAATGCGAGGCTGCGCATCGTACCGGTCTACCTCTACGAGGCCGCAGAATTGCTCAGCGATCCCGATCTCGACTGCGTGTTGATCGGAAATCCGATCATTCGGGAAGCCCATATCGTCGAAACGGTTCTGGCACGGCACGAAATGCTCTGTGCGGCCTGGAGCGGGAACCCGGTGATAAAAGATCTCACGATGGAGAAATATCTGGCCATGCCTCACCTGCAGATTTCTCCAGACGGCGACGAGTCCGGCGTAAGCGATAAGGCACTCGCGACCATTGGATTGTCACGGCGCGTTGCCGCTACAATCCCCTATTACATGGTTGCGCCTAAAGTCCTCAGAGGCACACAAATGATTGCCGCGTTCGCGGACGGAATGCTGTCGCTTATCGATGAGAGCAGCGAGATACTCGTCACACGCCCTCCCCTCGCCTTGCCCGATGTACGGGTGTCGCTGATCTATGTCCGAACAAAACAGACCGACGCCGGTCATATCTGGTTGAGAAGCTGTATCCGCTCCGTTGTGACGGCGTGTGAGGAGAGGAAGCGCGCATTCCTCCATCAAATCATCCCTCTTCCTTAA